Part of the Fusobacterium sp. SYSU M8D902 genome, ATAAGTCTTGTTGGTTTTTCTGCAATGGCAGGAACAATTGGAGCAGGTGGTTTAGGAGACCTAGCTATTAGATTTGGTTATCAAAGATTTAAAATGGATATTATGATATATTCAGTAATTGTTATAATCATTCTGGTTCAAATTTTACAATCTTTAGGAAATTATATTGTTAACAAGCTTAAAAAAAATAGATAATAATATAAAAAAAGGAGTGAGAAATATGAAAAAATCGTTTAAAACACTTTTATTCACAGGACTTTTAATCTTAGGTACAAACTTATCTGCTGGTGAGTTAAAAATAGGAGCTACTCCTGTTCCCCACGCTGAACTTTTAAATCTTGTTAAAGAGGATTTGAAAAATCAAGGTGTGGACTTAAAATTAATAGATTTTACTGATTATATCACACCTAATTTGGCACTTGCAGACGGAGAGATTGATGCTAATTTCTTCCAACACTACCCTTATTTAGAAAAATTCGCTACTGAAAGAGGATTAAATTTAGTTAATGCTGGTAAGATACATGTAGAGCCTATTGGAGTATTCTCTAAAAAATATTCAAAAATTGAGGAGCTTCCTTCAAAAGCTATAATTGCTATACCTAATGATCCTTCTAACGGTGGAAGAGCTTTAATCCTTCTACACAACAAAGGGATTATAAAATTAGCTGATCCTAATAATCTATATGCTACTGAATTTGATATTGTAGACAACCCTAAAAAAATAAGATTCAAACCTATTGAAGCTCCACAACTACCTAGAGTTTTACCTGATGTAGATGCTGCTATCATAAATGGTAACTATGCTCTTGAAGCTGGTTTTTCTCCAGTAAAAGACGCTTTAATTCTAGAGGGAGAGGAATCACCTTATGCTAATATCATTGCTGTAAGAGGTGGAGATGAACAGAAAGAGGACATTGTTAAATTAGTCAAAGCTCTACAAAGTGAAAAGATTAAAGAGTATATTTTAAATAATTATAATGGTGGAGTAGTTCCTGCATTTTAATTTTTTATAAATTTTTAAACTTTTTTCTAACTTATCACGTCAAAAATATATAAATTAATTCATAAAATTCTTTCCCCTAAAAAATCCTCCATTATGGAGGATTTTTTCTATATCTCATCAGTTATATCTTTAGCATAATAGTTAGGGAATCTCTCATTTAAAAATTTTTCTCCCAGTTGCTTAGTCTCTTTTATATATCTTTTTACATTTAAATAGTTTTCTGGTGCTTGTAATCCTGTCTCAACTATCTGAAGAAACTCTATATCCTCTTTCGATACTATCTCATTTTCTAGTTCAAGCTTACCACTATTTTTGTAAGGGTTATAAATTTTTTCTACAATCTCCTCTTTAGATGAAAAATTTAAAATTCCTCTTACATTCTCTTCTGTTTTTAATTTAAAAAATACACTGTAATACATAATACCCCTCCCAAATCTATGATTAATCCTATTATAACATATGTATACAAAAAAAAGCAGCTCATTTTTTAATGAACTGCTCTCTATATTAATTACCCCACATATCCAGCAAATACATGTATAAAAATAAATGTTGAAGCTGCTACTGCTGCCCAAGTACATCCACCAAGAATGATTGGTTTTAATCCTTTTGTAAATAGATCTACAAATTTAATTTTAAATCCTACTCCTGCTAGTGCAACAGTTACAAAGAATTTATATCCTGTACTCAATAATTTTCCAACTTTAAGTGACTCTGTACTGATCATGTTAAATACTCCTAAAGTATTTAATAGTGCCATTATTAAGAACCAAAGTATGAACATAGGAAATACTTTTACAATAGTTTTTACTAATGATACTTCTGAACCAGCACCATTGTTTAATGCAGATTCCTCTTTTACTCTTAAAACAGTAAATATTACTGCAAGAGCTATTAGCATAGTTGTTCTTGTTAATTTAACTGTTATAGCTAAGTTTAAATTTAATCCATGTAGTGCGTTGTAAGTTGCTTCTGCTGCTGCAACACTTGATGTATCGTTGATTGCACAACCTGCTAAGAATCCAAATTGATTAACAGTTAAGTTTAAAGCAGTTGCTAAGTAAGGATAAGATACAGCTGCTAAAATATCGAATAAAAATATTGCTGTCATAGCATATGCTATCTCTTCTTCTTTTGCTTTGATTATTCCAGCAAGAGTTGCTATAGCTGTACCCCCACAGATACAACTTCCTCCTCCTACTAGTGTACTTGTATTTTTAGTTACTCCTAATTTTTTTCCAACTAAGTAAGCTACTCCAAAAGAGAAACAGATATTTGCTATAATTAAAGGAAGTGCCTTTGCTCCATAACCGATTACTTGAGCAAAGTTAAGAGTTCCTCCAGCTAGTATGATACCAATATTTAAGAATTTTTTTCCTGCAAATGTAGTTCCAGCTTTAAAGTCCTTATCTATATTAGGTAAGAAGTTTACTAATAGAATACCAAATAGTAATCCTATCATTGGAGCTCCTACCCAGTGCTGCATTTTTGATATTTTTGTTGCTATTACTGCCAATACTATACAAGTCATAATTGCCATATTTTTCTTATTCATAATGTTTTCTCCTATACCATATATTAGTTTTTCCAATTGTAATTTTTTTATAAAAAAACTGCTGAGTGATAAATTCA contains:
- a CDS encoding putative sulfate exporter family transporter encodes the protein MNKKNMAIMTCIVLAVIATKISKMQHWVGAPMIGLLFGILLVNFLPNIDKDFKAGTTFAGKKFLNIGIILAGGTLNFAQVIGYGAKALPLIIANICFSFGVAYLVGKKLGVTKNTSTLVGGGSCICGGTAIATLAGIIKAKEEEIAYAMTAIFLFDILAAVSYPYLATALNLTVNQFGFLAGCAINDTSSVAAAEATYNALHGLNLNLAITVKLTRTTMLIALAVIFTVLRVKEESALNNGAGSEVSLVKTIVKVFPMFILWFLIMALLNTLGVFNMISTESLKVGKLLSTGYKFFVTVALAGVGFKIKFVDLFTKGLKPIILGGCTWAAVAASTFIFIHVFAGYVG
- a CDS encoding MetQ/NlpA family ABC transporter substrate-binding protein, which produces MKKSFKTLLFTGLLILGTNLSAGELKIGATPVPHAELLNLVKEDLKNQGVDLKLIDFTDYITPNLALADGEIDANFFQHYPYLEKFATERGLNLVNAGKIHVEPIGVFSKKYSKIEELPSKAIIAIPNDPSNGGRALILLHNKGIIKLADPNNLYATEFDIVDNPKKIRFKPIEAPQLPRVLPDVDAAIINGNYALEAGFSPVKDALILEGEESPYANIIAVRGGDEQKEDIVKLVKALQSEKIKEYILNNYNGGVVPAF